The Mya arenaria isolate MELC-2E11 chromosome 16, ASM2691426v1 genome includes a window with the following:
- the LOC128221541 gene encoding dynein axonemal heavy chain 6-like, translating into MSYGQPLTHQSLNGQMNGSNGTQANGRVNGASLDSQVNGAPGGPLSGLKAVDPEQLKARLYSYAPQQASVNPKVLRFNRVTQTQMRKSNIPTAPKLEPVPSLQKYQERNQPDFIHRRNKERIEAEKLAKMQADEPQKGMKRKSFVAPPLGAPPSPLPDLPDDLQQKQDALGPRTPTPAKQSKSSTPRGRVHASGPVIPPSTKPKLLETYEGLQDTGKITDLIKENERIGFLYLSPAVPKSSVDYHYYNLRVVNHENINKTDHCTISQKGVTRIRSDDETEFVTLDRWELEYNYFRKLVKIPTFALFRKWKAFNVWRGNVKSKKIAQCKKALNNNLFIVNPSLRPALMNVREMCHRISDMGLCKVEKGHTYSLREFNEAQFTQLSEVAGRLMEFRDLVKEVVRSACRTALLEAGFTPDDYFYDGGESPGEFGGAPGTASSYLMQSNYDMDIYGEAPDKMTYTEQANKREHCKRLTCFIRLADYLIVNTMHVLAVNSVSTLLNYLTEQLQNTPTLAQIQGLEDENQEEGGKTEEEKKKGGKPSEKDNDESSDKNKEKEEKVEEDEDEIPVLPPLYITEFVLEPNQLLFSPDIEEFQEGIAEVIKRFQDAVLSVQNLVPDTYFDAFTRPIINNKFEEKMCGEGPSLSTMFEDDKHLQTIIHSIREAITAAFRAASQYADTFETHREFYKDNESTDLDVVRNEDHEVSWFSEALERYYGQRKLAEQIKEKRPIGMLLVDGTNMKKLIIPSPLRCLDVVNDMLPKLARKEVDRLIAELQDAQFRLESVPSTTIEFVKSLTFLDEVQVRIEPLEKESMIVKDMYDLIDVFQVPTPLEDFAVYQTLGPSITNVRNAIDKSLADRDANIDRFCTHLDKDIAELAKEVKEVKQEAQNPIILDANADKEKVKQVLKKLLTQMDDLQERAFTYKSYQKNFKVEVTKFDALEEAHAELKLKDLLWNAIDEWDGLLTDWTQLNFNNETTVITIPAEYFNNETTVITIPAEYFNNETTVITIPAEYFNNETTVITIPAEYFNNETTVITIPAEYFNNETTVITIPAEYFNYFP; encoded by the exons ATGTCCTACGGGCAGCCACTGACCCATCAAAGCCTAAACGGCCAGATGAATGGTTCAAATGGCACTCAAGCAAATGGACGAGTGAACGGGGCCTCACTGGACAGTCAGGTGAATGGCGCTCCAGGAGGGCCCCTGTCCGGTCTCAAGGCTGTAGACCCTGAACAGCTGAAg GCTCGATTGTACTCATACGCCCCTCAACAAGCCTCAGTGAACCCCAAAGTATTGAGATTTAACCGCGTCACACAGACACAGATGAGGAAGTCAAACATCCCAACAGCTCCAAAACTAGAACCAGTG CCAAGCTTGCAAAAGTACCAGGAGCGAAACCAACCTGACTTTATCCACAGACGAAACAAGGAGAGAATCGAGGCTGAAAAATTGGCAAAAATGCAAGCAGACGAGCCCCAGAAGGGTATGAAAAGGAAAAGCTTTGTTGCACCCCCTCTCGGTGCACCTCCGTCCCCACTGCCGGACCTCCCAGATGACCTGCAACAGAAACAGGATGCATTAG GTCCACGCACACCTACTCCAGCCAAACAGTCCAAGTCAAGCACACCACGGGGTCGTGTTCATGCCTCTGGGCCAGTCATTCCACCATCAACAAAGCCTAAAC TTTTGGAGACGTATGAAGGCCTACAGGACACAGGGAAGATCACTGATCTTATCAAGGAGAATGAAAGGATAGGTTTCCTGTATCTCAGCCCTGCTGTGCCCAAATCCTCCGTCGATTACCACTATTACAACCTCCG AGTGGTAAACCACGAGAATATCAACAAGACAGACCACTGCACGATCAGTCAGAAAGGTGTGACCCGTATCCGTAGTGATGATGAGACGGAGTTTGTTACCCTGGACCGGTGGGAGTTGGAGTACAATTACTTCCGTAAACTCGTCAAG ATCCCAACATTTGCACTGTTCAGGAAGTGGAAAGCGTTTAATGTATGGCGTGGAAATGTGAAGTCGAAGAAGATTGCACAGTGCAAAAAGGCTCTGAATAACAATCTGTTTATTGTTAACCCg TCCCTGCGGCCAGCGCTGATGAACGTGAGGGAGATGTGTCACAGGATCAGTGATATGGGACTCTGCAAGGTGGAGAAAG GTCACACCTACAGTCTACGTGAGTTCAATGAGGCTCAGTTTACACAGTTGAGCGAAGTTGCGGGTCGATTGATGGAGTTCCGAGACCTTGTTAAGGAGGTGGTTAGATCCGCGTGTAGAACAGCCCTGCTGGAAGCTGGATTCACACCCGATGATTACTTCTATGATGGAGGGGAAAGCCCTG gtGAGTTTGGTGGAGCCCCCGGAACAGCCTCCAGTTACCTCATGCAGAGCAACTACGACATGGATATCTACGGTGAGGCCCCTGACAAGATGACGTACACCGAACAGGCAAACAAGAGAGAGCACTGTAAAAGGCTTACTTG CTTTATCCGCCTGGCTGATTACCTGATAGTGAATACAATGCACGTGCTGGCCGTCAACTCTGTCTCCACACTGCTTAACTACCTGACGGAACAGCTTCAAAACACGCCTACCCTGGCCCAGATACAGGGGCTGGAGGACGAGAACCAGGAGGAAGGAGGGAAGACGGAGGAAGAAAAG AAAAAAGGCGGTAAACCATCAGAAAAAGATAACGACGAAAGTTCcgataaaaataaagaaaaagagGAAAAGGTTGAAGAG GACGAGGATGAGATCCCAGTGTTACCTCCCTTGTACATCACAGAGTTTGTTCTGGAGCCGAACCAGCTTCTGTTCTCCCCCGATATTGAAGAGTTCCAGGAAGGGATTGCTGAGGTGATAAAGAGATTCCAGGATGCAGTCTTGAGCGTCCAAAACCTTGTCCCAGACACTTATTTTGATGCTTTCACAAG aCCGATCATCAACAATAAGTTTGAAGAGAAGATGTGCGGGGAGGGACCAAGTCTTTCCACCATGTTTGAGGATGATAAACACCTGCAGACAATCATACACTCCATCAGG GAGGCGATTACAGCTGCCTTTAGAGCTGCCAGCCAGTATGCAGACACGTTTGAGACACACCGAGAATTCTACAAGGATAATGAGAGTACTGATCTTGATGTTGTCAGGAATGAAGACCATG AGGTTTCCTGGTTCAGTGAGGCTCTGGAGCGTTACTACGGGCAACGCAAGCTTGCTGAGCAAATTAAGGAGAAGCGACCAATCGGAATGCTGCTGGTTGATGGTACAAACATGAAGAAACTGATCATTCCTTCACCTCTCAGATGTCTTGAT GTCGTGAATGACATGCTACCAAAACTGGCTCGCAAAGAGGTGGACAGACTCATTGCAGAGTTGCAGGATGCCCAGTTTAGACTGGAGAGTGTACCCAGTACCACCATTGAGTTTGTGAAGTCTCTCACCTTCCTGGATGAAGTACAAGTCAGG atTGAGCCACTTGAAAAGGAATCCATGATTGTGAAGGACATGTATGACCTGATCGATGTATTCCAAGTTCCAACACCACTGGAGGACTTTGCTGTTTAccag ACTTTGGGCCCAAGCATCACAAATGTCCGCAATGCTATAGACAAATCCCTGGCAGACCGTGACGCTAACATCGACCGATTCTGCACTCATCTGGACAAGGACATCGCGGAACTCGCCAAGGAAGTGAAAGAAGTCAAACAGGAGGCACAG AATCCAATCATCCTTGACGCAAACGCAGACAAGGAGAAGGTGAAACAGGTCCTGAAGAAGCTGCTGACTCAGATGGACGACTTACAAGAAAGGGCGTTCACCTACAAGTCATACCAGAAGAACTTTAAG GTTGAGGTGACCAAGTTTGATGCCCTGGAAGAAGCACACGCAGAACTGAAACTGAAGGACCTGCTGTGGAATGCCATCGATGAGTGGGACGGACTCCTGACAGACTGGACACAG CTGAACTTCAACAATGAAACCACTGTTATCACAATACCAGCTGAATACTTCAACAATGAAACCACTGTTATCA